A section of the Acidobacteriota bacterium genome encodes:
- a CDS encoding FAD-dependent oxidoreductase: MTERRVDRDWLETNYPCHTACPVGTEAGRYVSLIAEGRLREAYAVARRPNPLASICGRVCAAPCESACRRGALDQPIAIRALKRFVTERFGVESMMDLDTLREIYGRRGVLHPGDRVAVIGAGPAGLAAAHDLALRGYPVTIFEAQPVAGGMLRLGIPEYRLPRELVKLEINAILSLGVELKVGRRLGADFTLADLKRDGYRAIFLAIGAHKGRELQIEGGDLDGVLKGVDFLLNINMGYRLELGKKVIVVGGGNVALDVARTALRAAAVDEAVNPGINIVTALDIARSAVRFGIKEVHVVSLESMEEMPAAPEEIDQAREEGIVFHPRRGPQRILGLGGKVTGLETIECASVFDAQRRFRPTFVPGSEIAMAAETVILAIGQASDLSFISPADGIAITPRGTIQVDPDSLATTAPGIFAGGDVAFGPRIAITAIADGRRAAASIQAHLRGTGFVPEPVEVILEPLPGYTRPPDFEGVRRQDPPVLQIQRRIGIAEIEQCFPEESARREASRCLKCWVNTIFAEDAVKGTECILCGGCADVCPEDCIEFVPVAEIRADPSLRNDAVAEFGEAAEALFEGEGAAGTVLVKDETICIRCGLCAERCPAGTITMEQFQLREPEHVRE; encoded by the coding sequence ATGACGGAGCGCCGTGTCGACAGGGACTGGCTGGAGACGAACTACCCCTGCCACACGGCGTGCCCCGTCGGCACGGAGGCCGGCCGCTACGTCTCCCTCATCGCCGAGGGGCGCTTGCGTGAGGCCTACGCGGTGGCGCGGCGGCCGAACCCGCTCGCCTCGATCTGCGGGCGCGTCTGCGCCGCCCCGTGCGAGTCCGCCTGCCGGCGCGGAGCGCTCGACCAGCCGATCGCCATCCGCGCCCTGAAGCGCTTCGTCACCGAGCGCTTCGGCGTCGAGAGCATGATGGATCTCGACACCCTGCGCGAGATCTACGGCCGGCGCGGCGTCCTCCACCCGGGGGACAGGGTCGCCGTCATCGGGGCGGGGCCCGCAGGGCTCGCCGCGGCCCATGACCTCGCCCTCCGCGGCTACCCGGTCACGATCTTCGAGGCGCAGCCGGTCGCCGGCGGGATGCTGCGCCTCGGGATCCCCGAGTACCGCCTTCCCCGCGAGCTGGTGAAGCTCGAGATCAACGCCATCCTGAGCCTGGGGGTCGAGCTGAAGGTGGGGCGCCGTCTCGGCGCCGACTTCACCCTCGCCGACCTGAAGCGCGACGGATACCGCGCGATCTTCCTCGCCATCGGCGCGCACAAGGGGCGCGAGCTCCAGATCGAGGGGGGGGATCTCGACGGCGTCCTCAAGGGAGTGGACTTCCTCCTGAACATCAACATGGGGTATCGCCTCGAGCTGGGGAAGAAGGTCATCGTCGTCGGCGGCGGCAACGTCGCCCTCGACGTCGCCCGCACCGCCCTTCGCGCGGCGGCCGTCGACGAGGCGGTGAACCCCGGGATCAACATCGTCACCGCGCTCGACATCGCCCGCTCGGCCGTGCGCTTCGGCATCAAGGAGGTGCACGTCGTCAGCCTCGAGTCGATGGAGGAGATGCCCGCCGCGCCCGAGGAGATCGATCAGGCGCGCGAGGAGGGGATCGTCTTCCACCCGCGGCGAGGGCCGCAGAGGATCCTGGGGCTCGGCGGGAAGGTGACCGGGCTCGAGACGATCGAGTGCGCCTCGGTCTTCGACGCGCAGCGCCGCTTCAGGCCCACCTTCGTCCCGGGCTCCGAGATCGCGATGGCGGCCGAGACGGTGATCCTCGCCATCGGCCAGGCGAGCGACCTCTCGTTCATCTCGCCCGCCGACGGCATCGCAATCACGCCTCGCGGGACGATCCAGGTCGATCCGGACTCGCTTGCGACGACCGCCCCGGGGATCTTCGCGGGGGGGGACGTCGCGTTCGGCCCGCGCATCGCCATCACCGCGATCGCCGACGGGCGCAGGGCCGCCGCCTCGATCCAGGCCCACCTCCGGGGAACCGGATTCGTCCCGGAGCCGGTGGAGGTGATCCTCGAGCCGCTTCCCGGGTACACGCGCCCACCCGACTTCGAGGGGGTGCGGCGCCAGGATCCGCCCGTCCTCCAGATCCAGCGGCGGATCGGCATCGCCGAGATCGAGCAGTGCTTCCCCGAGGAGTCGGCGCGGAGGGAGGCCTCGCGATGCCTGAAGTGCTGGGTCAACACGATCTTCGCCGAGGACGCGGTGAAGGGGACGGAGTGCATCCTGTGCGGCGGGTGCGCCGACGTCTGCCCGGAGGACTGCATCGAGTTCGTCCCCGTCGCGGAGATCCGCGCCGATCCTTCGCTCCGAAACGATGCCGTGGCCGAGTTCGGCGAGGCGGCGGAGGCGCTCTTCGAGGGAGAGGGGGCGGCAGGGACGGTCCTGGTCAAGGACGAGACGATCTGCATCCGGTGCGGGCTCTGCGCGGAGCGCTGCCCGGCCGGCACGATCACGATGGAGCAGTTCCAGCTCCGGGAGCCCGAACATGTCCGAGAGTGA
- a CDS encoding Rieske (2Fe-2S) protein, whose amino-acid sequence MSESEKKDPRVTRRLFCQATGLSACAAAAGGTGILSIDFLRPRALFEPPTRFALGPPDAMETGSVVTDEDHRVIVARRADGFRALSSICTHLGCITRYQPDAGVIACPCHGSRFSLDGEVIGGPAPRPLHWLEMSVSDKGLILVDTAVEVPQGTVFKL is encoded by the coding sequence ATGTCCGAGAGTGAGAAGAAGGATCCGCGTGTCACGCGGCGGCTCTTCTGCCAGGCGACGGGACTGTCGGCGTGCGCGGCGGCGGCGGGGGGGACCGGCATCCTGTCGATCGACTTCCTGAGACCCCGCGCCCTCTTCGAGCCGCCGACGCGGTTCGCCCTCGGCCCGCCCGACGCGATGGAGACGGGGTCGGTGGTCACCGACGAGGATCACCGCGTCATCGTGGCGAGGCGCGCGGACGGCTTCCGCGCCCTCTCGTCGATCTGCACGCACCTGGGGTGCATCACGCGCTACCAGCCGGACGCCGGCGTCATCGCGTGCCCGTGCCACGGGAGCCGGTTCAGCCTCGACGGCGAGGTGATCGGCGGGCCGGCGCCGCGCCCGCTCCACTGGCTCGAGATGAGCGTCTCGGACAAGGGGTTGATCCTGGTGGACACGGCGGTGGAGGTCCCGCAGGGGACGGTCTT